In Alkalihalobacillus sp. FSL W8-0930, a single window of DNA contains:
- a CDS encoding ABC transporter ATP-binding protein, giving the protein MEYIVQTRDVTKRYAGQNVVSDMSLNIKKGEIYGFLGSNGAGKSTIMKMLTNLIKPTSGEIFVFGEMIKEGSFSYLSRIGSMIEYPIFYEKMTAYENLELHCAYMGYHNNHSIDEALEQVGLKDARDKRPKDFSLGMRQRLCVARAILTKPDLLILDEPINGLDPEGIHSMRQLFQRLNREYGMTILISSHIIGEIEQIADTICLIKDGKLLEETSMKKLKEQNTEYIELVTNQPNKAALTLHDQLKITNFKVVDQQAIRIFETQITRAQISKALIMEDIDILSIQTKQTTLEDYFIKRVGLAKPGVKS; this is encoded by the coding sequence ATGGAATACATTGTGCAAACACGAGATGTAACGAAAAGATATGCTGGACAAAACGTTGTATCAGACATGTCTTTAAACATAAAAAAAGGCGAGATTTATGGCTTTCTTGGTTCAAATGGAGCAGGGAAATCCACGATCATGAAAATGCTGACGAATCTCATTAAGCCAACTAGTGGAGAGATCTTTGTATTTGGTGAAATGATTAAAGAAGGATCGTTTTCCTATCTAAGTCGAATTGGTAGCATGATTGAGTATCCGATTTTTTATGAGAAAATGACTGCGTATGAAAATCTTGAACTACACTGTGCGTATATGGGTTACCACAATAACCATTCTATTGATGAGGCCCTTGAACAGGTCGGTTTAAAGGATGCACGAGACAAACGTCCGAAAGACTTCTCTCTTGGAATGAGGCAACGACTCTGTGTAGCACGAGCAATTCTCACCAAGCCGGATCTGTTAATTTTAGATGAACCCATTAATGGCCTGGACCCAGAAGGTATCCATTCAATGAGGCAGCTCTTTCAACGGCTGAACCGTGAATACGGAATGACGATCCTGATTTCTAGTCATATTATCGGAGAAATCGAGCAAATTGCCGATACCATTTGTTTAATAAAGGACGGCAAGTTACTTGAAGAGACCTCAATGAAAAAACTGAAGGAACAAAATACAGAGTATATTGAGCTTGTCACTAATCAACCAAATAAAGCAGCATTAACCCTACATGATCAACTGAAAATCACAAACTTTAAGGTGGTTGACCAGCAAGCTATTCGAATCTTTGAGACTCAGATCACTCGTGCTCAAATCTCCAAAGCCTTGATAATGGAAGACATCGACATTCTATCCATTCAAACGAAACAAACTACACTTGAGGACTATTTTATAAAAAGAGTGGGTCTAGCTAAGCCGGGGGTAAAATCATGA
- a CDS encoding sensor histidine kinase, with protein sequence MIIFLLLVIMGLIAAIFYLSYVNRMRRRELTKITRQLEESVHSDDSQLFLVRTDDVQIIELLNQLNQFVESNRAQRGQFVQMEQSMKRMLSNISHDVKTPLTVIAGYVEMLQMQPGQSEAERIRILTQVEEKVNEMIAFIQTFFDLAKLEAGDVEIELAEVNATEVCKQQLLRFYDMIESRGLEVELDLPDHAVYVLANVDALKRVFDNLISNALRYGADGGVIGLRLIESETTVSLELFDRGAGIRESDQELIFERMFTLEESRNKDFQGSGLGLTITKRLIEQMKGSITVHSIPYEKTSFTCTLKRTRGGSFFS encoded by the coding sequence ATGATTATCTTTCTACTCTTGGTGATCATGGGATTAATTGCGGCTATATTCTATCTATCTTATGTAAATCGAATGAGAAGAAGAGAGCTTACAAAGATCACTCGTCAGCTAGAAGAATCGGTTCACTCCGACGATAGCCAGCTGTTTCTTGTAAGAACCGATGATGTACAGATCATTGAGCTATTAAATCAATTAAACCAGTTTGTTGAAAGCAACAGGGCACAAAGAGGACAGTTTGTTCAGATGGAACAGTCCATGAAACGTATGCTCTCAAACATTTCACACGATGTGAAAACACCGTTAACCGTTATTGCAGGGTATGTGGAAATGCTGCAAATGCAGCCAGGGCAATCTGAGGCAGAGCGTATACGGATCCTTACGCAAGTGGAAGAAAAAGTGAATGAGATGATTGCATTTATTCAAACCTTTTTTGATCTAGCGAAGCTTGAGGCAGGGGATGTTGAGATCGAGCTCGCTGAAGTAAATGCGACGGAGGTCTGTAAGCAGCAGCTGCTACGTTTTTATGACATGATTGAAAGCCGTGGACTTGAGGTGGAACTTGATCTTCCAGACCACGCCGTGTATGTGCTTGCAAATGTAGACGCACTAAAACGGGTGTTTGATAATTTAATCTCTAATGCGCTGCGTTACGGAGCAGATGGAGGAGTCATCGGACTTCGGCTAATAGAGTCTGAAACCACCGTCTCCCTTGAATTATTTGATCGTGGTGCGGGTATTCGCGAATCAGATCAAGAGTTAATCTTTGAGCGGATGTTTACATTGGAGGAATCGAGAAACAAGGATTTCCAAGGAAGTGGGCTTGGATTAACGATCACTAAGCGGTTGATTGAACAGATGAAAGGGAGCATTACTGTTCATTCCATTCCGTATGAAAAAACATCCTTTACTTGCACATTAAAGCGAACCCGGGGTGGCTCCTTCTTTTCTTGA
- a CDS encoding response regulator transcription factor, translating to MGQILLVEDDRAISDMVRTYLVNEGFRVNTAFTGTEAVMKMRQESYDLVLLDLMLPELNGMDVLQQLREKSYTPVIIMSAKDGDADKALGLGFGADDYVTKPFSMIELVARVKAVIRRSTTYQESDEQTPSVLRVHELEMDLDGLVVRKNGDEISLTSKEWKILKLLLENQKRVLTKEQIYQAVWDDHYYGDEHVINVHVSRLREKIENDLAKPAYIKTVWGIGYKLGEFK from the coding sequence ATGGGACAGATTTTGTTAGTAGAGGATGACCGAGCGATTAGCGACATGGTTCGAACGTATCTAGTGAATGAAGGGTTTCGTGTGAATACGGCGTTTACAGGAACTGAGGCTGTGATGAAGATGAGACAAGAATCCTATGATCTAGTCTTACTTGATTTGATGCTACCTGAGCTAAATGGTATGGATGTGCTTCAGCAGCTAAGAGAGAAAAGCTATACACCAGTCATCATTATGTCAGCCAAGGATGGTGATGCGGATAAGGCGTTAGGTCTAGGATTTGGAGCGGATGATTATGTGACGAAGCCGTTCTCTATGATTGAGCTTGTAGCGCGGGTAAAAGCAGTCATCCGCCGTTCTACAACGTATCAAGAGAGTGATGAGCAGACTCCATCGGTCCTTCGTGTTCACGAGCTGGAGATGGACTTGGATGGATTGGTCGTAAGGAAAAACGGAGATGAGATTTCACTTACATCAAAGGAATGGAAGATCTTAAAGCTGTTACTTGAGAATCAAAAGCGGGTGCTGACCAAGGAGCAAATCTACCAGGCTGTATGGGACGATCATTATTATGGCGATGAGCATGTTATCAATGTACATGTAAGCAGATTGCGAGAAAAGATCGAGAACGATCTTGCTAAACCAGCTTATATCAAAACGGTTTGGGGAATTGGCTACAAGCTTGGTGAGTTCAAATGA
- a CDS encoding class D sortase, translating into MRKGKSLIGLALIVVGMVFVSIPLYHEWQQTKGVSALEGALASLEVDPLHGSSQELTTQWTEEELKEVKTLEIPSIELKQYVLGETTEENLALALTQINPNQTPGDGNFSIAGHRGYRGDRHFRQLSNVSDGDEVRLTSDGKTYVYEVNSISIVEPTQLDVLDDSDEAEITLITCTLSGEQRLIVKGVLLEIIEEAQAV; encoded by the coding sequence TTGAGAAAAGGGAAGTCACTAATCGGGCTTGCTCTCATCGTAGTAGGAATGGTGTTTGTCTCCATTCCTCTCTACCATGAGTGGCAGCAAACAAAAGGTGTATCGGCACTTGAAGGCGCACTTGCCTCACTTGAAGTGGATCCTCTCCATGGATCAAGCCAGGAGCTGACTACACAGTGGACAGAGGAAGAATTAAAAGAGGTTAAGACGCTTGAAATTCCTTCTATTGAGCTTAAACAATATGTTCTCGGAGAAACGACAGAAGAAAATCTCGCCCTTGCTTTAACTCAGATCAATCCGAATCAAACACCTGGAGACGGAAACTTCAGCATTGCCGGTCATCGCGGGTATCGTGGAGATCGTCATTTCAGACAACTTTCAAACGTAAGTGATGGGGATGAAGTTCGTTTAACTTCCGATGGAAAAACGTATGTGTATGAAGTGAACAGCATCTCAATCGTTGAGCCTACTCAACTAGATGTGCTCGATGATTCAGATGAAGCGGAAATTACATTGATTACATGCACGTTGTCGGGGGAGCAACGGTTAATTGTGAAGGGTGTGCTTTTAGAGATTATTGAGGAAGCGCAAGCCGTATAA
- a CDS encoding ABC transporter permease — MKYLMKLELKKHPIAWFIKGSILANVLIVSMLILLIYVEQLEGEVVYRTASDFYMTSGILIRATFIVFAAVLISKLVIDEFKNRTSLVLFSYPINRKSLMIAKILLIFALTLSAMVISTLVVVGSFIGLNELFGFADHLNLTSQSIWPELLSMMLFNIVAAGTSLVPVYFGMRKHSVPATIVSSLIIILITNSSLGTEFSLINLLYLPAILAAVAVIIVMQTVQKVDRMDLR; from the coding sequence ATGAAGTATTTAATGAAGCTAGAATTAAAAAAACATCCAATTGCCTGGTTCATTAAAGGATCCATTCTTGCAAACGTACTAATTGTTAGCATGCTAATCCTTCTCATTTATGTTGAACAACTAGAAGGTGAGGTCGTCTACCGGACAGCGAGTGATTTTTACATGACGAGTGGCATCCTCATTCGCGCCACATTCATCGTGTTCGCCGCAGTGCTTATTTCTAAATTAGTCATTGACGAATTTAAGAACCGCACCAGTCTTGTTCTTTTTTCATATCCTATCAATCGGAAAAGTCTCATGATCGCAAAGATCCTTCTCATCTTTGCATTGACCTTGAGTGCAATGGTGATCTCTACCCTTGTTGTTGTAGGGAGCTTTATCGGGCTAAATGAGTTGTTTGGTTTTGCTGATCATCTAAATCTAACCAGCCAATCCATTTGGCCAGAACTACTTAGTATGATGCTCTTTAATATTGTTGCTGCAGGAACCTCACTTGTGCCCGTATACTTCGGCATGCGCAAACACTCCGTTCCAGCAACCATTGTCTCCTCCCTGATCATCATTTTGATCACGAACTCGTCCTTAGGCACGGAGTTCTCGCTTATCAATCTACTCTATCTACCGGCGATCCTAGCTGCTGTAGCAGTGATTATAGTTATGCAAACTGTACAGAAAGTAGACAGAATGGATTTGAGATAG